In Burkholderiales bacterium, the following proteins share a genomic window:
- a CDS encoding tripartite tricarboxylate transporter permease encodes AVVTCMDGYQMARQGRAGPALGIAAIGSFFAGCVCTLIIALFGPPIAEMALKFGAPEYFSLMLMGLVTAAVLAHGDMIKSLAMVCLGLLLGVVGTDVNSGMARYSFGIAELTDGIGFIVIAVGVFAVGEIVANLGDPEERQIFTSKVKNLWPTWADIKQSSGAIIRGTGIGAFFGVLPGTGPAIASFSSYMVEKKLAKDPSRFGKGAIEGVAGPESANNADAQCKFIPTLTLGIPASATMALMLGALTIQGIAPGPQVMTQKPDLFWGLIASMWIGNAMLVILNLPMIGLWVSLLKVPYRILFPCIMAFSCIGIFSVNNSSFEIYLTAFFGVIGFMWMRFEMQPAPMLLGFVLGPLMEENLRRALLISRGDPSVFFTRPISLSFMIATALIVIIMALPAIRRKRDVITD; translated from the coding sequence GGCGGTCGTCACGTGTATGGACGGCTATCAGATGGCGCGGCAGGGGAGGGCCGGACCCGCGCTCGGCATTGCGGCCATCGGCTCGTTCTTCGCGGGCTGCGTCTGCACCCTGATCATCGCGCTGTTCGGGCCTCCGATCGCCGAGATGGCGTTGAAGTTCGGCGCGCCCGAATACTTCTCGCTCATGCTGATGGGTCTGGTCACCGCCGCGGTGCTCGCGCACGGCGACATGATCAAGTCGCTCGCGATGGTGTGCCTCGGCCTGCTGCTCGGCGTGGTCGGCACCGACGTGAACTCGGGCATGGCGCGCTACAGCTTCGGCATCGCGGAGTTGACCGACGGCATCGGCTTCATCGTGATCGCGGTGGGCGTGTTCGCCGTCGGCGAGATCGTCGCCAACCTCGGCGATCCGGAAGAGCGCCAGATCTTCACCTCCAAGGTGAAGAACCTGTGGCCGACGTGGGCCGACATCAAGCAGTCGTCGGGCGCGATCATCCGCGGCACGGGCATCGGCGCGTTCTTCGGCGTGCTGCCGGGCACCGGTCCCGCGATCGCCTCGTTCTCGTCCTACATGGTCGAGAAGAAGCTCGCGAAGGATCCGTCGCGCTTCGGCAAGGGCGCGATCGAAGGCGTGGCCGGCCCCGAGTCGGCGAACAACGCCGATGCGCAGTGCAAGTTCATCCCGACGCTCACGCTCGGTATCCCGGCGAGCGCGACGATGGCGCTGATGCTCGGCGCGCTGACGATCCAGGGCATCGCGCCCGGACCTCAGGTGATGACGCAGAAACCCGACCTCTTCTGGGGCCTGATCGCCTCGATGTGGATCGGCAACGCGATGCTCGTCATCCTGAACCTGCCGATGATCGGGCTGTGGGTGTCGCTGCTGAAAGTGCCGTATCGCATCCTGTTCCCGTGCATCATGGCGTTCTCGTGCATCGGCATCTTCAGCGTGAACAACAGCTCGTTCGAGATCTACCTCACGGCATTCTTCGGGGTGATCGGGTTCATGTGGATGCGCTTCGAGATGCAGCCGGCGCCGATGCTGCTCGGCTTCGTGCTCGGACCCCTGATGGAGGAGAACCTGCGAAGAGCGCTGCTCATCTCGCGCGGGGATCCATCGGTGTTCTTCACGCGGCCGATCAGTCTCAGCTTCATGATCGCCACCGCGCTGATCGTCATCATCATGGCGCTGCCGGCGATCCGCAGGAAGCGCGACGTCATCACCGACTAG